The DNA region ATTCTGTCGAGCCGATGAGGTTGTATTCTTCCGCATCCCAGGACATGAACTCGATTGTGCGCAAGGGGCGCCAGCCTTGCGCCAGGAGGTTGCCAAACACTCGGATGACTTCCATCATGACGGCTGTTCCAGAGGCGGGGTCGGCAGCTCCAAAGGCCCAGGCGTCGCGGTGGTTGCCGATGATGATAGACTTTGCATCCTGCTCAATGCCACCGATGCGGCCGTAGACATTCCAGATAGCTTGCTTCTCGACTTCATCTTGCTCATTCTTGAGGCGGACAATGGGTGATGAAAGGTTGCCGGTCCACCACTCGTCGATGGAAGGGACACCGCCGGCCCAGCCATCGGGAATATGTTGCCCATGTCCCTTGAGATGCTGAAGGAGAATTTGGGCATCGCGCCAGCCAAGGGGAAGACTGGGGATTTTGACGAGACCCTCGGCCTGGTCAACCTTGACACGAGGCTGGTCTTTCTTACTGCCCCAGCCGGGAGTCAACACATCACCCACTACCCAACTCATCAGACTCACGGAGCCTCTCTGGACACCATCAGCTGGCATCCAACGGCCCAATGGTGCTGTCGGACCCTTCAGGTACCCGGCATCCTTTGGATCTGTGTAGATGAGACAACCTGCAAATCCGGCGAGCTCAgcagccttgaccttgagTGCCCTGTCAATTTGGGTGCCATAGTATCTGACCAAGGCAATCGCACCCTTGGTGTCGATGCCTCTGTCCTTTAGCGTCTGGAAGTCCTCCCTCGAGCCGTAGTGAGCATAAATCAGGGGCCCTTTGACATCCCCCGACTTGGAATGTCCATGGAAAGCGTATGTTTGACGGCCTGTCGTTTCACCACCGacttcatcttcctccaacTTGGCCGTCCACTTGACTTTACCGTCGTCACCCAGAATCTCCACTGCTCTGCCCCCAGCCTTGGGGTAGTTGAGGTAAACATGGTACGTGTCTCGCCTAACATTTTCCAATCCATGCCGACGGAACTGGGCTTCGGTGTACTCCATGAGCGCAAAATCTCCTTCGGTCCCTGCCAAATGCGCATAGCTGGTGTAGCGCTTGGAGTACTCTGCAAGATGATCTGGATTCATGGAATTCTCGATGTACAGCCTGATCTTCTCCGGCGGGAACGCGGTGCTTCCCATTCTCCTGGCCATGCTGGTGAACATGTCGCTGGCGAATATCAAGTAGAGAAACCCCAGGAGCatgaagatggcgaggatgCGGGCGaccagaagcagcagcgccGCGCTCCCAAACTGGGGGAACGCAAAGCGCGAGGCTGGTGTTTCTGTCTCTGCATTTGCCGCCTCCGGGTCGGTATTGCTCTCATCAGCCGTTGCAGCTCGGCGACGTAATCTTGGCAacttccacttccacctccagcGCCACTGTGGTAGTGAGAGCCCTATGCGCTTCCCCCACGACGGCCGGCTTCCCCCGCGCACGTCCGAGTCGTCAATCTCCAGCTCTTGCATTTCCCGGCGCACTTGGCGGGTCTCTTCATCTGAATCGGAATCATCGGAGCTGAACAGGCTgtcttcgtcgtcggttTCAACAGTTGGCGCTCGGTAGCCACCTGGTCGGCTGCCACGCTGTGAGGCAGGATCTGTAGGGTTGTGTGCATGTCGGGAGCCCCTTAGGAGGGATTGCCCCTCTACTGCGCCGGCTCCGGAATCGTCGAtcggggagggggcgagATCTCGTTGCTGCCAGTCgctgttgctgccgctgGCGACGGCCTCATCGTAGGTCGGTATCGGAGGTACCGGTTCGTACCGCTGTTTTTCGGAAGGCATTGTGTGTAGGATGTTGCGCAAGCGCTGTGCACATTCGGGAGACGCGCGGAGGGCGGAGGGGCAATaagaaaaaaggagggaTGGCCAATTTCTAGAAACGgacaaggcaaggcaagatTAAATGATGGAAAGGAGGACCGTCTTCGTTGGATGGCCACGGGCAGGGCAAATGAGCGTGGTGAAGAGTGTTGTTATCTTGGTCGTTCTAGGTCTGTAGGGAGATGCTCATCATCAGTCCAGCTGGTGTTGGAGCTGGCATCGATGGAAATGTGGTCGGGCAACGTCGCGTGCTTGTGTTCCAGGACGGTTTGACGTCAAAATTGTCTTCCGGGATGTCGACAGCCCCCAGAGAAAGGGCAATTGGGGAAACGGTTGCCGACTTCCCGCCTGTGACAGACAGGGGACGCTTGGCGGCGTGCGACACCCAACAGCGGCCTCAAACAGGGACCCACTGGCTATTTCAGCTGTGCATCTGCGAACTTGCTTACCTAAAGAATTATGTCCCATCCCCTTGGCACCGCATCCTTCAACATTTACACCCATGCCTCACCTTCGCCCAGAACCATTCCAACTGCATTCTCCAAGACGCTCAAATAGCAGCTAATGCAACATTCTGTCATGATCACTCGCCTATGGAACTCCCACCCTGTTCAACGGCACTCAATCATCCAACTACCCCAGGACACCAGGGTGCCTTGCGTGATACCCTTCAAAGAAATGCTGTAGCTCCGGGCCTGGGTTCAACTACACCATCATCCATATGCATGGCTCAGCCCAATAGTGATGTTGGCGACCAGTCGGATGTCGAGGATGGCTCTGGGCAGCCTTCTCGGGCAAGCGGGGTAGGTCGCAATGAACCCGTCCAACATGTCCCCTATCCCTGGTCCCGATGCACACCTTGCCGGGTTCGGTAGCATGTTTCTAGGGCTAGGTCAGGGCAGTCAGCATCACATCACAACATGTCTACCAACCTGGCAAGGCGCTGGCAAGTCATGCAGTGAGCCAACCACCCGCGAACACCTACAAAAGCCATGGAGGCCGCACCTCGGGACAGGATTTGGTgtcccatcaccatcactccCTCTGAACCCAAGGGCCTGACAACATGTCGCTTTCCAAGTTCTGTCTGTTGGCGTCTGCCTCGTTGGTGAGCTTGACCACCGGGCTGAGCACACCACATGCCAATATCAAGCGTCAGGTCTCCCAGTTGCGTGAGAGTTATGACTTTGTCATTGTTGGCGGAGGTACAAGTGGTCTCACGGTAGCTGATCGGTTGAGTGAAGCTTTTCCACAGAGTAAGCCATCTCTCGTATCTGATCATCCACATCGTCATACAGCTAACCGAGAATACAGAAACTGTACTGGTTGTTGAGTACGGCGATGTTGAGTACGCTCCATCAAGCTTCGATCCACCGGTCGACTGGTATGGGCCGAATTCATTTCAAAGCGCCTCCCTCTGGGTATTTTTCTCCCAGCCGAACCCCGAATACAACAACTTGACGGCCCTCAGCTTTGCTGGGCAAGTGGTCGGTGGAAGCAGTGCTATCAATGGCCAATTCTTCGATCGGCCATCACGTCACGATCTTGATTCCTGGACCCAGCTCGGCGTTTCTTCAGACTGGAACTGGCGGGGAATGTTTCCCTATTTCAAAAAGGTGCCGTGTGACATTTCAGAGCATAATTGACCACAGAGACTGACCCCAACGAACACAGAGCATCAAGTTCACCGCACCATCAGCACAGGTGGCTCAGCAGTACAACTACACCTGGGATCTTTCTTCTTACGGCGGCACGACACCCATCCATTCCAgttttccccccttccaatGGGCCGACAACTCCGTCGTCCTGAACGGCTGGAGGGAGCTGGGTGTCCACACACGTCAGGACTGCGCTGGCGGTGACAAAGAGGGTCTCTGTGCAGTTCCTACTTCACAGCATCCCATCACTGCAAGACGTTCTCATGCTGGGCTTGGCCACTACGCCGATGTAGTTGGGACTCGTTCCAATTACGATCTGCTTGTGAAGCATCAGGCAGTCAGAGTCATCTACCCCAACGGAGTCAATTCTGGCCCTCCACTTCTCGATGTCCGATCGCTAACCACCAATGCTCGGTtcaacatcaccgccaaTGCTGAGGTTGTTCTCTCGGCTGGCGCCTACCACACACCCACTGTTCTTCTTAGAAGCGGCATCGGTGCTGCCAATATCCTTGCAGCGTCTGGAATTACACAGGTGCTTGAACTGCCAGGAGTCGGTGCCAATCTTCAGGATCATCCTGGGAGCACAGGCGTGGCTTGGAACTGTATGTCATCCATCCCCACAAATTATCCTTCTTTTTCTAAATTCTAGTAACCCTTATGCTAACATGGTCCCTATAGACACCAAGCCTGGAAACTGGACCCCAATGCCAGAGGAAATGGCCGACCCAACTTTCAAGGCTGATGCCACGGCTGCGTTTGACGAGGTGCCAGCGCGCGGTCCTTACACCATGGCCTTGGGCAACCGGGCCATCTACATTTCTctcccaaacaccacacccaACTACCTCAGCATCATTCGCAAAATCCTCAGACAGACAGTGGATGGATCCGCAGCATCCTTCCTGCCAGCCGACTACAGAGACAACGCAGCACTGGCCAGAGGCTACAGAGACCAGCTCGCCGTCTtggccaagctcctcctcaaccccaaggCCCCCAACCTCGAAACCCCATGGTCAACAGGTTATTCCGCCCCAGCGatccttcttcatcccctcaGCCGTGGGACGGTCCGCCTCAACCCGGCAGATCATCTTGCCCAGCCCGTTGTTGACAGCAGACATGGCAGCAACCCAGTCGACTTTGACATGCAGCTTGCTAATGTGAAGTGGTCACGAAGACTGCTTGACACACCCACGATGAAGCGTTACGGCGCGGTGGAAACTGCCCCGGGTGAAGCTGTGCAGAGTGATGCGGAGTTGTTGGCGTTTATCAAGAGCGCTGCGACGTTGAGTTATCAGCATCCGTGCTGCACCGCTGCGTTGGGACCGAAGAATaaggggggtgtggtggATAATAAGCTGAGGGTGCACGGGgcgaaggggttgagggtggtggatatcAGTGTTTTGCCTTTGGTTATCAGTGCGCATACGAGCTCGACGGCTTATGCGCTGGGTGAGAAGGCTGCGGATGTTATTATTAAGGAGTGGAGGTGAGTGTCGGTTTGTTTGGTGCATGTCTGTGGCGTGGGGATTTGCCACGTGTGGTTGGTCAGGAATAATGTAGATTAGGCAGGAAGCGAGGATCAATAGGCTGACGGGCTCCCTCTTCTTTGATCATTTACCTTTGCGTTTTCACAGAAACACATTTCGAGTTGCTTGTAGCCGCTGCAATGGTttctcccaacccccccgtAGATGATGGTCCAAAAACACAATGTGACCAattcctcgccctcctcctctccacccacCGACCCCGCCCCCAAAGACAGCATCACATCCTCTGGGAAGCAGCCGTCACCCACGCCACCAAACAAGACTGTTCCCTCTGCAAGATCCTCACCGGCGCCCTGCAAGTCTGGTTCACGCCCTCCCAGCTGGGAGGCGTCCAGCTGCAGGTCATGCTGATCATGCAACAGAGCAGTGAGAAGCAAGATCGGTTGTTGATTCAGTTCAGAACACCGGCGAGGGTGACACCCTGGACGGAGGGGCAGACTGTTAACTTCTTTGTGGATGATGGGTTATGTGGGACTGGGGGGTGGAACTTGATGAAGACCCCGGCTGCCTTGAACAAGGAAAGTTTCGCGTGGGAAAGGAAAGTAGAAAAAATGAAGGCGTGGTTGGGGCGGTGTCGGGAAAGTCATGAGATGTGTAGGTCTTATGGGGGTGTGATGCTTCCTGAGGGGGTGACGGTATTACCGAGCAGAGTGCTGGATTTGTTACCTGGGAATGGGGGCGTGAGGTTGTATGAATCGAGggtgggggaaagggggaggtaTGCTTGTCTTAGTCACCGGTGGGGGAAGTGTCAGCCGCTTACCACGACCCGGGCGACGTTGGGGGATTGGAAGGAAGGGTTGCCTTGGGAGAAGATCCCGAAGCTGTTCCAGGATGCGATCGACATTGCAAGGGAGCTGGGGGTGAGGTATCTCTGGATTGATAGTCTTTGTATTGTGCAGGATGATGCGGAGGATTGGTATAGAGAGTCGAGGAAGATGTGCGCGATTTATCAGAATGCGGTTGTGACTGTAGCTGGCACGGCAGGGTTTGGGTGTGAGGATTCGTTGGTTccgacgagggagaggactGTGGCTGGAAAATTGAAGGATGGGACGGGTTATAGGTTTGAGGTTAGGTTGATGGATAAGCATTTAAGTGGGTCGCCGAGTCATGTTCATTTTGGGAAGACGCTgcttgggagagggtgggtttATCAGGAGAGGCTTTTGTCTCGGAGGATCATACACTGTTGTTCGGATGAGTTGGTGTGGGAATGTATGGAGTCGGTGGAGTGTGAGTGTCCTGAGGGGGTTAGCTGGATGACAACCGCGGATCGGTCTAGGTTGGAAATCAAGGCTATTCAGACGCGGTTGCCAAGGGAGGCGCCGGTGTCGGAGCAGCGGAGAGTCTGGCATGATATGGTCAGGGCTTATACCGCGCTGGATTTGACCAAAATATCGGACAGAGCGGTTGCTATTCTCGGACTGGCAGTAGAGATACAGCATTCAAGGAAGGGATTGTATGCCGCGGGACTATGGGAGGATAGCTTTCTGTGTGATCTTGCCTGGCATACTGGGACGGCAACTcgaagggggaaaaggccGATGGAACCTAGACCAAATAGGGATACGACAAAAGCTCCTACATGGTCTTGGCTCTCGGTTGGTACCTGTTGTGAGTATTGGTCTCGGTCGGATCTCGGGAATGGGGAGCCATGGTGGGAGGATAGCGGTACTGTTGTCGAGAAGATTGAGCTCCCTCCGTACCATACGCTTTCAGCTGCAGCACAAGGTCTCGGCTTGGTTCATGTGATCCCTGCCACGAATCTCAAGGTGGATGGTGGCACCAGCAGACTGACCACTCATGGTTGTCTGACGGTCAAGGGTAACTTGTTGGCTGGAACATCCAGTCAATCGGTGCATAACGACACACTGGAGTGGGCGGGCTGGTTCCAACGTAGCTTTGGGATCGATCTTAACCTTCAAGAATCGAGAACACGTGGGTTCCTTGATATTCAGACCACAAACGAACAGCCTATCATCCGACAGGGACAGGCAGTGTTTGGTATGCCGCTTGGTACCAGTATCGACACTGAAGGGATTCTGGATCCGATATATCGGTATCGGTACctcctgttgttgttgttggtagATGCCGATGAGCAGTTGTATGAGCGGGTGGGGATGATTGAGCTGGCCCATGGCGATTATCAGTGGAAGGCACCTGCGTGGTGGGATATTCCTTTTGAGGCCGGGACCATGACTACTATGAGAATCATTTAGGACGCTTTTTAATAGTCAGCGATGTAATGGAGAACAAAGAATGGATTCTTTTGATTAGACCCCTTTCGTGATAGTGCCGATTACTCTGATTGGAATGACCGTTGTTGGCTTGTGCGATTCCGTCCGACAATGGTGACTTAAGAGAGAAGCTTGCTTAACCTTCCTGTGTGATAATGACGGAGATGGGCCTTTGTCTGGCGGATTCAATAGTGAATGATGCTCAACGTCGAGAACCAAAGCTGGATCGAAATGATGAGAAGGGCTGTTGACCCGAGGAGCAGAGAAAGGCGCGTCACAGCCAAGAGTAAACGCGACCTCGTCCACAAAGCCCATCTCACCTGGCACGAGCCTTTAGGGAGCTGCCATAAACGGAGCAACTGCCAGACGATAACAGGTAATGGGAGCAAGGCCCAACACCTGTCACCTCTTAGACCAACTGTCGGCGTACCGAGGGTATCAAAATCAGAGCAGTCACTTGGTCAAGTGGTCAATGCTACCGTCACAGGTTGCGCCACTTCTAGAGGCTGTGGGTTCAACTCCCACTTCCAACTAGATGTTGCGGGTTCTACTCCTGCAACCAGCAATTGTCCATGGCATGAGGGATGAGGGCTTGATATTGCATCACTGGTGGTTACGACCTACCTAACCGCGGTATACGTCTGTGGGATTGCTGAGTAGACTGGGGGTTTGACCATGACTTCCACTTTCTTTTTGCCATCCAGCTAATCAAAACTATCAATAGCCCATGACTTATGGGTTGAGGAATATGATTAGCAGTTcatatatttttatttattttttcaTTCTTTTTCCCCTTT from Podospora pseudopauciseta strain CBS 411.78 chromosome 6, whole genome shotgun sequence includes:
- a CDS encoding hypothetical protein (MEROPS:MER0015691; EggNog:ENOG503NV1R; COG:O; COG:P), with protein sequence MPSEKQRYEPVPPIPTYDEAVASGSNSDWQQRDLAPSPIDDSGAGAVEGQSLLRGSRHAHNPTDPASQRGSRPGGYRAPTVETDDEDSLFSSDDSDSDEETRQVRREMQELEIDDSDVRGGSRPSWGKRIGLSLPQWRWRWKWKLPRLRRRAATADESNTDPEAANAETETPASRFAFPQFGSAALLLLVARILAIFMLLGFLYLIFASDMFTSMARRMGSTAFPPEKIRLYIENSMNPDHLAEYSKRYTSYAHLAGTEGDFALMEYTEAQFRRHGLENVRRDTYHVYLNYPKAGGRAVEILGDDGKVKWTAKLEEDEVGGETTGRQTYAFHGHSKSGDVKGPLIYAHYGSREDFQTLKDRGIDTKGAIALVRYYGTQIDRALKVKAAELAGFAGCLIYTDPKDAGYLKGPTAPLGRWMPADGVQRGSVSLMSWVVGDVLTPGWGSKKDQPRVKVDQAEGLVKIPSLPLGWRDAQILLQHLKGHGQHIPDGWAGGVPSIDEWWTGNLSSPIVRLKNEQDEVEKQAIWNVYGRIGGIEQDAKSIIIGNHRDAWAFGAADPASGTAVMMEVIRVFGNLLAQGWRPLRTIEFMSWDAEEYNLIGSTEYVEQNDDFLRENALAYINLDTAVTGGEFHAAGNPVFKKLLLEVLARTTDDHYPDPKNQFKSLLDLWNERSADLEGLGAGSDYVAFQDIAGTASIDLHFDGPGYPAHSSYENHDWMAVEGDPSWAYHTILCRVVGLLAFELSNRPIMPFDMPAYADKLSEWVGDLETWARNQTGYDEKIFKVTKLREAADEVAMAVRRFVKWETEWENKVIATNGYETNGLGDMRAEYNSRMGRFDSDLLDIDGIPGRKQFKHVVFGPQRWSSYDEGYFPAVRDAIEDGQWEEAMRRLEKVAGIMVKAAENLAAR
- a CDS encoding hypothetical protein (CAZy:AA3; EggNog:ENOG503PBPR; COG:E), with the protein product MSLSKFCLLASASLVSLTTGLSTPHANIKRQVSQLRESYDFVIVGGGTSGLTVADRLSEAFPQKTVLVVEYGDVEYAPSSFDPPVDWYGPNSFQSASLWVFFSQPNPEYNNLTALSFAGQVVGGSSAINGQFFDRPSRHDLDSWTQLGVSSDWNWRGMFPYFKKSIKFTAPSAQVAQQYNYTWDLSSYGGTTPIHSSFPPFQWADNSVVLNGWRELGVHTRQDCAGGDKEGLCAVPTSQHPITARRSHAGLGHYADVVGTRSNYDLLVKHQAVRVIYPNGVNSGPPLLDVRSLTTNARFNITANAEVVLSAGAYHTPTVLLRSGIGAANILAASGITQVLELPGVGANLQDHPGSTGVAWNYTKPGNWTPMPEEMADPTFKADATAAFDEVPARGPYTMALGNRAIYISLPNTTPNYLSIIRKILRQTVDGSAASFLPADYRDNAALARGYRDQLAVLAKLLLNPKAPNLETPWSTGYSAPAILLHPLSRGTVRLNPADHLAQPVVDSRHGSNPVDFDMQLANVKWSRRLLDTPTMKRYGAVETAPGEAVQSDAELLAFIKSAATLSYQHPCCTAALGPKNKGGVVDNKLRVHGAKGLRVVDISVLPLVISAHTSSTAYALGEKAADVIIKEWR
- a CDS encoding hypothetical protein (EggNog:ENOG503PBPR; COG:E), translated to MVSPNPPVDDGPKTQCDQFLALLLSTHRPRPQRQHHILWEAAVTHATKQDCSLCKILTGALQVWFTPSQLGGVQLQVMLIMQQSSEKQDRLLIQFRTPARVTPWTEGQTVNFFVDDGLCGTGGWNLMKTPAALNKESFAWERKVEKMKAWLGRCRESHEMCRSYGGVMLPEGVTVLPSRVLDLLPGNGGVRLYESRVGERGRYACLSHRWGKCQPLTTTRATLGDWKEGLPWEKIPKLFQDAIDIARELGVRYLWIDSLCIVQDDAEDWYRESRKMCAIYQNAVVTVAGTAGFGCEDSLVPTRERTVAGKLKDGTGYRFEVRLMDKHLSGSPSHVHFGKTLLGRGWVYQERLLSRRIIHCCSDELVWECMESVECECPEGVSWMTTADRSRLEIKAIQTRLPREAPVSEQRRVWHDMVRAYTALDLTKISDRAVAILGLAVEIQHSRKGLYAAGLWEDSFLCDLAWHTGTATRRGKRPMEPRPNRDTTKAPTWSWLSVGTCCEYWSRSDLGNGEPWWEDSGTVVEKIELPPYHTLSAAAQGLGLVHVIPATNLKVDGGTSRLTTHGCLTVKGNLLAGTSSQSVHNDTLEWAGWFQRSFGIDLNLQESRTRGFLDIQTTNEQPIIRQGQAVFGMPLGTSIDTEGILDPIYRYRYLLLLLLVDADEQLYERVGMIELAHGDYQWKAPAWWDIPFEAGTMTTMRII